The Punica granatum isolate Tunisia-2019 chromosome 4, ASM765513v2, whole genome shotgun sequence genome has a window encoding:
- the LOC116202514 gene encoding protein yippee-like At4g27740, with amino-acid sequence MAEFLGNPFFSCRNCRNPLALREDLLNKNFLAKTGQAYLFTNVVNIALGRKEDRQLITGKFAIATIYCSNCGVELGWKYLAAYDVKQKYKEGRFIIERSKIVKEY; translated from the exons ATGGCGGAATTCTTGGGCAATCCTTTCTTCAGCTGCAGAAACTGCCGGAACCCTCTCGCCCTCCGGGAGGACCTCCTTAACAAAAATTTCCTG GCGAAAACCGGTCAAGCTTACTTGTTCACGAATGTGGTGAACATAGCGCTCGGAAGGAAAGAGGACAGACAGTTGATCACCGGGAAGTTTGCGATTGCGACCATCTATTGCAGCAACTGCGGAGTGGAACTCGGATGGAAGTACCTGGCTGCTTACGACGTGAAGCAAAAGTACAAGGAAGGAAGGTTCATAATCGAGAGGTCCAAGATTGTCAAAGAGTATTGA
- the LOC116206200 gene encoding dof zinc finger protein DOF4.6-like, which translates to MDYASQWPQGNINGVVSSKAMLELESLSSVPSSSREALEERAIRAQKGQQQQLQKEANLNCPRCNSTNTKFCYYNNYSLSQPRYFCKTCRRYWTQGGSLRNVPVGGGSRKNKRTSSSSPSSSKKNIMMITNNHPNNLSTPPISGLIQSDPQNPSSVQGHDLNLAYDGNLPMLPQNPSFITSSELTLGNFMALTVPPPGSADPIGNVYSSGGLFSSLPELKPTLHYFSLGSDNNNGFGSGIAGNNNGESAPESANARSGDDDGDGLIYDQRDHNSRGQEDHSSSGYNWNNSGMFGGGGGSWQL; encoded by the exons ATGGATTATGCATCTCAGTGGCCTcag ggTAATATTAATGGGGTTGTTAGTAGTAAGGCCATGTTGGAGTTGGAGAGCTTATCATCAGTGCCATCTTCATCGAGGGAAGCCCTAGAGGAGAGGGCAATTAGGGCACAGAAGGGACAACAGCAGCAGCTGCAGAAAGAGGCTAACTTGAACTGCCCAAGGTGCAACTCAACCAACACCAAGTTCTGTTACTACAACAACTACAGCCTCTCCCAGCCCAGGTACTTCTGCAAGACTTGTAGGAGGTATTGGACCCAAGGTGGGTCCCTCAGGAATGTCCCTGTGGGTGGAGGTTCAAGgaagaacaagagaacatcatcatcatcaccatcatcatccAAGAAGAATATTATGATGATCACTAACAATCATCCCAATAATCTGAGTACCCCACCAATTAGTGGCTTGATCCAATCTGACCCTCAAAACCCTAGTTCAGTCCAAGGCCATGATCTCAACCTAGCCTATGATGGAAACCTACCAATGCTTCCTCAAAACCCTAGCTTCATCACTTCAAGTGAACTGACTTTGGGCAATTTCATGGCTCTTACTGTCCCTCCTCCGGGCTCGGCAGATCCGATCGGCAACGTTTACTCATCGGGTGGGTTGTTTAGCTCCTTGCCAGAATTGAAGCCAACCCTTCATTACTTCTCTCTTGGTAGTGACAACAATAATGGGTTTGGGAGTGGAATTGCTGGGAATAATAATGGTGAAAGTGCTCCAGAGAGTGCCAATGCAAGAAgtggtgatgatgatggtgatgggTTAATTTATGATCAGCGTGATCATAATAGTAGAGGGCAAGAGGATCATTCTTCAAGTGGGTATAATTGGAATAACAGTGGGATGTTTGGTGGAGGAGGTGGATCATGGCAACTATAG